A section of the Rhizobium sp. BG4 genome encodes:
- a CDS encoding lipid A biosynthesis lauroyl acyltransferase, whose translation MKLFITRIVLKLEHFRQWLIAQLMFGFLNFLKIFPADGAIRFADWLVRKIGPRMPRHKLMLVNLRNAFPEKSDAEIEEIALGSWGNMGRLAAEYVFLDRLFDFDPERSEPGRIEVSGIPLFLDLRDNPRPFIVFTGHTGNFELLPVAGAAFGLHVTVLFRPPNNPYVAQKVFDFRSARMGKLVPSHAGSSFTLARQLEAGQGVGVLVDQKFRKGLKTKFFGIDVTTNPLVPKLVRQFDCEVYPARCIRLPGNRYRLEIEPKFEIPRDSKGNLDLTAMAQMLNDKVESWVRQYPEQWLWYHDRWKIKGKVLN comes from the coding sequence GTGAAGCTTTTCATCACCCGGATCGTTCTGAAGCTCGAGCATTTCCGCCAGTGGCTGATCGCCCAGCTGATGTTCGGGTTTCTGAACTTCCTGAAGATCTTTCCGGCTGACGGCGCGATCCGCTTTGCAGACTGGCTGGTGCGCAAGATCGGCCCGCGTATGCCGCGCCACAAGCTGATGCTCGTCAATCTGCGCAACGCCTTTCCGGAAAAGAGCGATGCCGAGATCGAAGAGATCGCGCTCGGCAGCTGGGGCAATATGGGCCGGCTGGCAGCCGAGTACGTCTTCCTCGACCGGCTGTTCGACTTCGACCCGGAGCGCAGCGAGCCGGGCCGCATCGAGGTGTCGGGGATCCCGCTGTTCCTCGATCTGCGCGACAATCCGCGCCCGTTCATCGTCTTTACCGGTCATACCGGCAATTTCGAGCTGCTGCCGGTCGCAGGGGCGGCCTTCGGTCTGCACGTGACCGTGCTATTTCGTCCGCCGAACAACCCCTACGTGGCGCAGAAGGTCTTCGATTTCCGCAGCGCGCGCATGGGCAAGCTGGTGCCGTCGCATGCCGGCTCCTCCTTCACGCTGGCGCGTCAGCTCGAAGCAGGGCAGGGCGTTGGCGTCCTCGTCGACCAGAAGTTCCGGAAGGGGCTGAAGACCAAGTTCTTCGGAATCGACGTCACCACCAATCCGCTGGTGCCGAAGCTCGTGCGCCAGTTCGATTGCGAGGTCTATCCGGCCCGCTGCATCCGCTTGCCAGGTAATCGCTACCGTCTGGAGATCGAGCCGAAGTTCGAAATCCCGCGCGACTCAAAGGGCAATCTCGACCTGACGGCCATGGCCCAGATGCTGAACGACAAGGTCGAATCCTGGGTCCGGCAGTATCCGGAGCAGTGGCTCTGGTACCACGACAGGTGGAAAATCAAAGGAAAAGTGCTCAACTAG
- a CDS encoding zinc-binding dehydrogenase gives MRALQLIDDRKLETVDLPEPEAPGAGEVTLRVKAVALNHIDVWGWRGMAFAKRKMPLVIGAEASGVVETIGPGVANVLPGQLVSIYGARTCGLCRPCREGRDNLCEHVSGVHGFHLDGFAQEKVNLPARLLVPAPPGVDAVGAALAPVTFGTVEHMLFDNAKLEPGETILVHAGGSGIGTAAIQLAKKIGCTVITTVGSDDKIEKAKALGADHVINYRTDRFEGVVRKLTKKKGVDVVFEHVGKDTWAGSMLCMKRGGRLVTCGSTSGVSTDMNLMMLFQQQLKLLGSFGCRMENMADAMQKMGRGLVHPVIDTEVGFDDIDRALERMESRQIFGKIILKMD, from the coding sequence ATGCGCGCATTGCAATTGATCGACGACCGCAAACTGGAAACCGTGGACCTTCCGGAACCGGAGGCTCCCGGTGCCGGTGAGGTAACGCTGCGCGTGAAAGCCGTGGCTCTCAACCATATCGACGTCTGGGGCTGGCGCGGCATGGCTTTCGCCAAGCGCAAGATGCCGCTGGTCATCGGTGCGGAAGCGTCTGGTGTGGTCGAAACGATCGGCCCAGGTGTTGCCAATGTGCTGCCGGGTCAGCTGGTATCGATCTATGGCGCGCGCACCTGCGGCCTCTGCCGCCCGTGCCGCGAAGGCCGTGACAATCTCTGCGAACATGTCTCCGGCGTTCATGGCTTCCATCTCGATGGCTTCGCTCAGGAGAAGGTCAATCTTCCGGCGCGCCTGCTGGTTCCGGCTCCTCCCGGTGTCGATGCTGTCGGTGCTGCGCTGGCGCCTGTGACCTTCGGTACCGTCGAGCACATGCTGTTCGACAATGCCAAGCTCGAACCGGGCGAGACGATCCTCGTCCATGCCGGCGGTTCCGGCATCGGCACGGCGGCCATCCAGCTTGCCAAGAAGATCGGCTGCACCGTGATCACCACCGTCGGTTCCGACGACAAGATCGAGAAGGCCAAGGCGCTCGGCGCCGATCACGTCATCAACTACCGCACCGACCGCTTTGAAGGCGTCGTGCGCAAGCTCACCAAGAAGAAGGGCGTCGACGTCGTCTTCGAACATGTGGGCAAGGACACCTGGGCTGGCTCGATGCTCTGCATGAAGCGCGGCGGCCGTCTCGTCACCTGCGGCTCGACCTCCGGCGTCTCCACCGACATGAACCTGATGATGCTCTTCCAGCAGCAGCTGAAGCTGCTCGGCTCGTTCGGCTGCCGCATGGAGAACATGGCGGACGCGATGCAAAAGATGGGCCGCGGTCTTGTGCATCCGGTCATCGATACCGAAGTCGGATTCGACGATATCGACCGGGCGCTGGAGCGCATGGAATCGCGCCAGATCTTCGGCAAGATCATCCTGAAGATGGACTGA
- a CDS encoding YdeI family protein yields the protein MPATVTNPKVDAYFSRRDSWQEEFTRLRRILLDTGLSEDLKWGEPCYTLNGANIVLIHGFKDYCALLFFKGALMSDTAGVLIQQTKNVQAARQIRFTSAEEISGMENVLKAYVAEAAEIERSGAKIDFKGTDEFAVPEEFQAKIDSTPSLKTAFEALTPGRQRAYLLHFAQPKQAKTRESRIEKAMPQILAGKGLND from the coding sequence ATGCCTGCAACAGTGACCAACCCCAAGGTCGACGCCTATTTCAGCCGCCGTGACAGCTGGCAGGAAGAATTCACGCGCCTGCGCCGCATCCTCCTCGATACCGGGCTGAGCGAAGACCTGAAATGGGGCGAGCCCTGCTATACGCTCAATGGCGCCAATATCGTGCTGATCCACGGCTTCAAGGACTATTGCGCCCTGCTGTTCTTCAAGGGCGCGCTGATGAGCGATACGGCCGGCGTGCTGATCCAGCAGACCAAGAACGTCCAGGCCGCCCGGCAGATCCGTTTCACCAGCGCCGAGGAGATTTCGGGCATGGAGAATGTGCTGAAAGCCTATGTCGCCGAGGCCGCCGAGATCGAACGCTCCGGCGCCAAGATCGATTTCAAGGGCACGGATGAATTTGCCGTACCGGAGGAGTTTCAGGCAAAAATCGACAGCACGCCTTCGCTGAAGACGGCATTCGAAGCGCTGACACCCGGCCGGCAGCGTGCCTATCTCCTGCACTTCGCCCAGCCGAAACAGGCCAAGACCCGGGAATCCAGGATCGAGAAGGCGATGCCGCAGATCCTCGCCGGCAAGGGTCTCAACGATTGA
- a CDS encoding PAS domain-containing protein, with amino-acid sequence MLELLQAFSSRCAQIDAAIRAGDDCRVSTLDSSVDDLIDAIVKYQATNVLEIYMQLQFVVYLLEQNADDCATVTNHAATLSHLLDRYFGNPVKRRLPQAAERMPEPEGYLPNMDNGNFLNSAILETLPDRVAVLTRDYRYLYSNPANCAYLGRKPIDMIGRHVAEFIGPDRFAETKANFDACFAGERREYNYQRASAEGMKLIRCRMSPLRDSGGRVIGALVMMENVSAPEAVKA; translated from the coding sequence TTGCTGGAACTGCTGCAGGCATTCTCATCCCGTTGTGCGCAGATCGATGCCGCGATCCGCGCTGGCGACGATTGTCGAGTCTCAACCCTTGATAGCAGCGTCGACGATCTCATCGACGCGATAGTTAAGTATCAAGCTACGAATGTACTCGAGATCTACATGCAACTTCAGTTCGTGGTCTATCTGCTGGAGCAGAATGCCGACGACTGCGCAACGGTGACCAATCACGCGGCGACGCTGTCGCATCTTCTTGATCGCTATTTCGGCAATCCGGTGAAACGCCGCCTGCCGCAGGCGGCCGAGCGCATGCCGGAGCCGGAGGGCTATTTGCCCAATATGGACAACGGCAATTTCCTGAATTCGGCGATCCTCGAGACGCTGCCGGATCGTGTCGCGGTGCTGACGCGCGACTACCGCTATCTCTATTCGAACCCGGCGAACTGCGCCTATCTCGGCCGTAAGCCGATCGACATGATCGGCCGCCATGTCGCCGAGTTCATCGGGCCGGACCGCTTTGCCGAGACCAAGGCGAATTTCGACGCCTGCTTTGCCGGCGAGCGGCGCGAGTATAACTACCAGCGCGCTTCGGCCGAAGGCATGAAGCTGATCCGCTGCCGGATGTCGCCGCTGCGCGACAGTGGCGGGCGGGTGATCGGCGCGCTGGTGATGATGGAGAATGTCAGCGCGCCTGAGGCGGTGAAGGCTTGA
- a CDS encoding VOC family protein — protein sequence MAGNPTTLRIDYIEFNVADIAASKAFYGAAFGWSFTDYGPEYCEFGDGRLTGGFTTMGKPQPGGPLVILYADDLEASLTAVERAGGKIVKPITAFPGGRRFHFGDPDGYELAVWSKD from the coding sequence ATGGCTGGAAATCCGACGACCCTGCGTATCGACTATATCGAGTTCAACGTTGCAGATATCGCCGCCTCCAAGGCGTTCTACGGCGCCGCTTTCGGCTGGAGTTTCACCGACTACGGACCGGAATATTGCGAATTCGGCGATGGTCGCCTGACCGGCGGCTTCACGACAATGGGCAAGCCGCAGCCGGGTGGCCCGCTGGTCATTCTCTATGCGGACGATCTCGAAGCATCGCTCACAGCTGTCGAGCGCGCCGGCGGCAAGATCGTCAAGCCGATCACCGCCTTCCCCGGCGGCCGCCGCTTTCATTTCGGCGACCCCGACGGCTACGAGCTTGCGGTCTGGAGCAAGGATTGA
- the gndA gene encoding NADP-dependent phosphogluconate dehydrogenase has protein sequence MEKAEIGLIGLAVMGSNLALNIAEKGNKIAVFNRTPEKTDEFYESAGDLKKQIIPCKTIEEFVEAIRPPRPIIIMIKAGEAVDQQMELLRPYLSKGDIMIDAGNANFRDTIARFDRLKNTDLTFIGMGVSGGEEGARHGPSIMVGGTEDSWKRVEKVLTSIAAKYKGDPCVAWLGNDGAGHFVKTIHNGIEYADMQMIAEIYGIFRDGLGKNSQEISKIFGQWNKGRLNSYLIEISEKVLAAIDPISKGSMVDMILDKAGQKGTGKWSAIEAQNMGIPATAIEAAVAARSISSMKDQREAAEKIFGKPDYKFPIAYGPELDKDLELALFAAKIGAYAQGFAVMAEASREFNWSLPMPTIAKIWRDGCIIRSQFLDEITSAFTKAPDAANLIVTPAFSEMVKESIPALRRVVTAALQAGLPVPALTSALTYFDAYRQGRGTANLIQAQRDFFGAHGFDRLDGKDFHHGPWGSGAATF, from the coding sequence GTGGAAAAGGCAGAAATCGGACTGATCGGCCTTGCCGTCATGGGTTCCAACCTGGCGCTGAACATTGCCGAAAAGGGCAACAAGATTGCGGTTTTCAACCGTACGCCTGAGAAAACGGATGAATTCTACGAGAGTGCCGGCGATCTGAAGAAGCAGATCATTCCGTGCAAGACGATCGAGGAATTCGTCGAGGCGATCCGCCCGCCGCGCCCGATCATCATCATGATCAAGGCAGGCGAGGCAGTCGACCAGCAGATGGAACTGCTGCGTCCGTACCTCTCCAAGGGTGACATCATGATCGACGCGGGCAATGCCAATTTCCGCGACACGATCGCCCGTTTCGACCGCCTGAAGAATACCGACCTGACCTTCATCGGCATGGGCGTTTCCGGCGGCGAAGAAGGTGCCCGTCACGGCCCGTCGATCATGGTCGGCGGCACGGAAGACAGCTGGAAGCGCGTCGAGAAGGTGCTGACCTCTATCGCCGCCAAGTACAAGGGCGATCCCTGCGTCGCATGGCTCGGCAATGACGGCGCCGGTCACTTCGTCAAGACGATCCATAACGGCATCGAATATGCCGACATGCAGATGATCGCCGAAATCTACGGCATCTTCCGCGATGGTCTCGGCAAGAACTCGCAGGAGATCAGCAAGATCTTCGGCCAGTGGAACAAGGGCCGCCTGAACTCCTACCTGATCGAAATCTCCGAGAAGGTGCTGGCCGCCATCGACCCGATCTCCAAGGGCTCGATGGTCGACATGATCCTCGACAAGGCCGGCCAGAAGGGCACCGGCAAGTGGTCGGCGATCGAAGCGCAGAACATGGGCATCCCGGCGACCGCCATCGAAGCCGCCGTTGCTGCCCGCTCGATCTCCTCGATGAAGGATCAGCGCGAAGCTGCCGAGAAGATCTTCGGCAAGCCGGATTACAAGTTCCCGATCGCCTACGGCCCCGAGCTCGACAAGGATCTAGAACTGGCGCTGTTCGCCGCCAAGATCGGCGCCTATGCGCAGGGCTTCGCCGTCATGGCCGAAGCATCCCGCGAGTTCAACTGGTCGCTGCCGATGCCGACGATCGCCAAGATCTGGCGCGACGGCTGCATCATCCGCTCGCAGTTCCTCGACGAGATCACCTCGGCCTTCACCAAGGCGCCTGACGCAGCCAACCTGATCGTCACGCCGGCCTTCTCCGAAATGGTCAAGGAATCGATCCCGGCGCTGCGCCGCGTCGTCACCGCCGCCCTGCAGGCCGGCCTGCCGGTTCCGGCGCTGACCTCGGCGCTGACCTATTTCGACGCCTACCGCCAGGGCCGTGGCACTGCCAACCTGATCCAGGCGCAGCGCGACTTCTTCGGCGCCCACGGCTTCGACCGCCTCGACGGCAAGGACTTCCACCACGGCCCCTGGGGCAGCGGTGCGGCGACCTTCTGA